The Trypanosoma brucei brucei TREU927 chromosome 4, complete sequence genomic sequence TGCCTTTCTTCCActggggagggggaggaatgCTATTTGTTACCAGTTATTGTTGCCGCATCAAACACTGGCTCTGAGTTTTGTAGAACAGGGGACGATTTGAGGTCACGAAGCGGTGTGAGGAGTTCGGCAGTTCTGTGTACTTTTCACCGCATCTTATTACACGACCCACCAGCTTTCACTTCTTTTACATGAACGCTCGCACTCGCTCACAATGATATACGTTAAGGATTCCTGTTTTGGGTTTCTCATTTGCACCGATCCAATTGTCGCTcacctccacacacacacacggtaCCTTTACGCTAACGTACGAtttcctatttttctttttttttttttaaaaaatctttctccgctttcttttgtatctttCGGCGCATTCGTGTGTATCGTGCCGTAAAGGAAGCGACTACAATCTAGGGGCACAAGAGGAGAAAGTCAGGTAGTCTCTACGATAACGCAAGCGCCATCAGCAACATCCACTACAGTTGTGGGGAAACACAGAGCCGGTTGACATTTGTAATCATATACGTTTTCTCTCGTTGCCGACGCATCGCAAGATAAGTCACATATTGACAACTTTAGTTCTCATAGAAGTGACATAGTTACATTAACTAGGAGGAGTGAGTCTTTACGGTTAGTGCCATGTCCTCATCTCGTCCTGCCACTGGGAACCGCTTAGCCGTTCCTATCCGGACAAATCTTCCCGTTCCCGCACCCCGTAAGCGCCGATTTGAATTAACGGATGAGCAACGACAGGAGATTCGCGAAGCATTCGAGCTGTTCGACTCCGACAAGAACGGTCTTATCGATGCGCATGAAATGAAGGTTAGCATGCGGGCACTTGGATTTGAtgcaaagaaagaggaggtcTTGCGCATGATGCAAGACTGCGCGGCGCGGGATCAGCATAATAACCCACTTATGGACTTAGCGGGATTCACTGATTTGATGACCGAACGCTTTGCTCAACGGGACCCACGGCAGGAGATGATCAAAGCGTTTCAACTGTTCGATGAGAACAATACGGGGAAAATATCTCTGCGTTCCCTCCGTAGGGTTGCAAGAGAATTGGGCGAGAACATGACGGATGAAGAATTGCAAGCCATGATTGACGAGTTCGACACAGATCAAGATGGCGAGATTAATCTTGACGAATTCCTTGCCATCATGCTGGAAGATGATGACTACTGAGAGGAAGGGGTGTGATTTCAAGGAGTTGGCGTGCGAATTTATCCCTTCCCCCGATCCGGTGGGCGTAACGGTGGATGAAGTACGCGGAAACGGGGGTGAATAGAGCGAGTTCTACTGCTATCATCAAAATTATCACTGCTATTGTTGACATTCATAGAATAAAGGTGAAAATGACGAAATGTGCGTCCACCCGTCGGcggtgatatatatatatatatatatttatttatttatttatttatacgaTACATACTCGATGTTGGTGTGCCTTCTTGCCTGCTAAGGTTATAGACAAGGATCGTTATATGAGCTGTGTCCGCCTTGTCGATTCCCCCCAAAAAATtcactcttccttttttcggCTGTCGTAAAAtgtcttttattgttattaccacTATTAAAACTATCATATTTCTGTTGGATTGCGATAAAAGAAGTTGgcggagggaaaaagaagaaaagcaaatgaaagaaattatttccccccccccctgttGGCTTACGAACATCCAAACTTTTCCTTGCCGCTACTTTTTGCGGTGGGAGTCCCTGCCAGGTGAAGGCCGGAGAGCAGTGAATTAAtcccttcattttgttgttgtttgctccTGCCTAAACGCGGTTTGCCCCCATATCGCATTCTCAACTACCGCATCTTTACCTCATACACgttcctttctctctttccttctttcttacaGTGTAGCGCCTTCAATACCACTTTTGCATATGATTTAATAACCCGCGCAAAACGTCTGGCCTCCATTAAATGGCATTAGAACTCGGCTGAATTTTCAGTACCTTAGCGCGGAGTGAGAGGggcccttcctcctcctcctactCCTActcctcctttatttttattttttttggaagtgTGTGCCTCTTTTATTATCGTGTTAACTGTGGTCCACTCATTCTCTATTCATTGGCCTACCACCGCAATTAAAATACACGTGTGGATGAAGACGATCCGCATGAAGGAATTACATACAGCTTCTAAGGGATGACGGGGCACATGTTTCCGTAGGGAGAAGAGGTTTATGGGTGCACATATGcatgtatgtttgtttgtatgcgTATGGATTTGCTTTCATATGTCTGTCCACCCTTATTTCTCAATGTATCTTGTTGCTGCCACCGCCTTTTCCCATATTTCCCTTTCGTATTCTTGACttggtgctgttgttgctcccacttttaaaaaaagggggaaaataaagaacaaaaaaaaaaaagaagaaaatacagaTATTGCTACAAACAGCGCGTGCGGTGGTGCGAAGGTAGAAAGTGTTTGTAGCAATATCCCAAAATAAATTGATTCTCTCCAAAGGTGTGGCAAAGCACAGAGTAACGAGGGGGTTGGGCGAAAATTAAAGCGGGAAAAgaattcgaaaaaaaaacaaaaagaaagaaataaagagaggtgaaaggtgaaagaggaaatacaaaaagtgaaaagtGAAAGGAAACTGGATCAAAACATTTGTCCCacgagaacaaaaacaaaaacaatagcaacaatagcagcaataataacaacaacaatagtttcctttttcccctctcctctcccccATCCATACATCCCTAGGGGTGGAGACGATAAGAAAAGATAAGGTAagataaagagaaataaggggagatttctttttttttttttagatagGAAATACAGGAGAGTAGCGGGATATCGATGACGCAAAACAAGGTGAGGAAGTCCAGTTCCATCATTTCTACCATACGTGGAGCTCTCTCCTTTACACGGAAGGATGAAGGGAGTCCTGCGGGTTCGCTCGGCACCCCGCTGATACGCAGCGACCCGGTTCCCATGTGTTTCCGTCGACCCCAATCATCACATGGCTGCCCGGCTGCCAGCAATCCAACTTCTTTTACTCTTCGCTCTCATGCGATGGATGACAGGAGGGATTTactggaagaggaggaggcgatGTTTGGTGGATTCCGACCAAAGGAGGAGGCCCTTCGAGGGAGTTCTGGTTTTTGTATTtcatcactttccttttcaccacaACTCGTCGCAATGAATGGGGACCTTTCACCCAGTGAGCGATGGGATGATTATGATGGTTATGAtcaatataataataataatattaatggtgatgatgatgatgatgatgatgattcgAACTGTAAGTTTCATGTACACAGTGAGGAGCCGCCTGCTGGCACCCGCAAGCGAGTGGAGGAATGGATAAAGACTCAAATGCCTACCGTCAAACCAGCCGCTTCATGAggcgggggggggagggggaaaaaaagaaaaaaaaagaaagaaagaaggttTTACTTTCTCCTATTACCTTGATTTCAATGAACATTGGATTcaactttttcatttggttttttttcttggtttgtgcttgtgtttaaAGTTTTACACCCACTCGTTATTTTCGTTtcgattttttcccccatccatttcttttcgtttctacACGCTGCATAGACtgatttatatatttatttatttatttatttgaatGCACGaataaagtaaataaataaataaattagaCGATGCTGCAAGGGTTTTTGACTTAGTTTCTTGCAGTAAATATGCAGTGattggtaaaagaaaaaaaaaagataaatggACAACGGGTGGGTTGTtggggagttttttttttttgaattaatattattgatttttttccacttcttttttttttcgtgctgtttcccgttttcttttttttttttttactttggttAACTGAGATGGTaattgctttttcttcatttttttttaattttttttttttcgcgtgtgtgtgtctgaGTGGGTTTGTGTGGCCGTGTCTCTgcctgttttttgtttgtttgttttttttttttttttggtggtggtggtggtgatggtttAAATGAAGTGATGATCagaaggtgaaggagaaaagtgACAAAAATGGTATaattaattttaaaaaaaagaaaaggagaaaaagaaaaattgacaACGCGTGAGAATTTGATTGTGTGCGGGtgggaaaattttttttttcctttccttcctttttacaTGATATCAACTTTGCATCTCCATTCATGATGCCAGACACAAGAACTTATGTATGTATGAATTAaataatttatatttatttatctcaACATTAAAATATACGAGTACGCACATGTGTGTATTCATGATTGGAGAAaatagaaaggaaaggaggaagtgtTTGGTTGGGTGCaaatcttcttctttctttctttctttcttctttgtttttttatattattattattattattttatttattacttcATTCCATTTCCCCATCCTGTGCTTTGCCCATCTGAAGCAAACAACTGATTATttaagtaaaataataataatattattgttattattggtATTGGTATTGTATTAAGATGAATTCACGGATGGAGacaaaatgaagaggaaagtCGATAAGCTTCCCAGTTTGTATGCGTATTTgtctgttttcgttttttttgttttttgttttgttatttagaGTGGGGAGGAGGTTTGgacgaatgaaaaaaaaataaatgctcTCATGCTTGCTTATACGTTGCCGCGCCCGCGTTTGTGTCTCTTTAGTtcttaatatattttatgtGCTGCATTCTCTTAAGTAGtaaaggagaagaggaaggaaaatgaaggaaagagaagaaaagtcaAGTAAATCTTAAATTTacaggaaaaagagggaatagGAGAACACGATAgagtgaataaataaatatatcaaCGGAAacgaatacatatatatatatatatatattacaaaAGAGTCCAACTGGAAGGTAACACGGTTGCGCGCCTATTTTGCGGATcggtaatatatatatatatatatatatgtttatttgtggattttgtaattcagtttcctcctttcctgtGATTGTGCAATTTGGATATTTGTATTATCCATATGTGTTTGTACATTTACGCGCCCTTgtgtaataatagtaattaCGGTAGTATTGAGCCCCCACACCCACATGAAGCggcacatatatttatttatttattttgtttatcccGTAGCgctttctttcgtttttatcTATTTTATGTTTGTAGTGGTGGTAACGTAAGTTATTGTCACCGCTTTCCTGTGCCGTCCCGTACTGTACTGTACTGTACTGTACTGTACTGTACTGTACTGTACTGTACTAGGCCgtctccacacacacacacatatatatatatatatatatatttatcttGGAATATATTTCACACTACCAATTTCGCAGTGGCGCAATGGAAATAAGGAAAGAATTAGCGGTGTCAGTTCTATCGTCACTGTTTCAACATTTCATCACAGTCAGATGCGTCTGTGTGCAGTTTTCAATGTAGATATTTTAAGGAACAATCACCATAATAATTAAGGCGCTTTTGATGCATTAAACCGCAGAGTCACGCGGtgtcgctctttttttttttttttgttgttgttattgttgtgtttgccgAGTGTTTCACCTCTcaaataaatttaaaattaCACAAACGTATTTACgcatatttatatgtgtgcgctttgttttttgttcccgCATGTTGTACATACCTCCGCTTCCCTTTTGCGattattatttccatttatttgtgtattaataatataatTAGTGTTTCGACacgtgcttctttttttttttttgctttccgttATTTTACATTATTATTGCCTCGTCAAGCGACCCGGATGGCGTTATCTGTTTTGTTGTATGTCTTCATCTATGTCTTGTCTGTTTTCTGATTATCTTAGTTtagtttagtttttttttcctgttcatCTACTCGTCtttcctcttattttttccttccagcATTTGTTTAaattattgttgtttagtatgttttttttttcttctattttcgcTATTACTTATCACCATTGGTTTTGGAGGCTCGtcaattatttatttatttatttacttttctgCTGTgctattttattgttattattttttcgttCTTCTAAATAATTCCTTCGAAGGGGAGCGGAGAATAATGTGGGTGTCATCAGAGAATGGTGAAGGGGAACTCCactcctttaaaaaaaaaaaaagaagaaaaggagaaaaaaacggcaacacaaaacaacacatgTCGTGTTGAATTGTTTAGTTGTTTGAGTGCTTAAATTGTGGTTTCGCTGGAGCAGTGAAGAGAACAAGAAATATATGagcataaataaataaatatatttttatcatGGAAGTGATGAATCATTGAGTGAAATGAGTGAGTTTTGTTTtagtgttgtgttgtgttgtgttgtgtgctTACCTTCTTGAGGACGCGTTTGGGAGGATTATGTTGTGAGCGGAGTTACCACTCAACTTGGAGTGGAGGTGCacattattaatattattattttagtaTCTGCCTTTACATACGTGGTTCTGTGGgcgtaaatataaatatacatgtgTGACTCAGTACAAAATGTAGGAGGCAAGTTATAAGCAGCGGGAGTGCTTGTCCATGTAACCGGCCTGTGTAACGCagcagttttcttttcttttctttttttccttttcctcttgctcGTCTCGTTGCAAAGAGaaattgaaaacaaaaaaaaaaaagaaaaataggagagcagaaaaaaaaaaacaacaaaattgaCTTCACTGGAATGGGAATTCGTTCATTaccttttcatttcattcgtacttctctttttttttttttgactcccGCGTTTCTTTCTTACCTTCCACTACTCATTCAAGGTAATTGatgttttactttcttctttttctttttgtttttttttgtcaaaaataagtaaacCGGTCCGTGGTTTTTTTATATCTGTAGGTCGTTGATCGAAACAACCACCGCCGATCAGTTTCCGAAGTGAAGGGCGgtctccccctcctcttttgGGCCCGACACGTGAATAGACAAACTCACATTCATATTTAAGGAGAACGAAAGGTGTGGCAAGaaccaaccaaacaaaacacaaggaTTAAATAAAGggagaataaaaaataaaaaatacgGTATAGATCTTCTTCATAGAAACTATCGTCCCACTCTTCTTCCTACTGCTTACAGAAATCAAAAGTGTGCGACATGGACGAATACGGTGATTTTGACAATAGAGACACATATGATACGGATGAGGCGGCCTTCCTCACGTCCCGCCTTGCAATGCgtgctgaggaagtggaAGCGAATGTGAGCGGCTCGCAGTTTCTTAACTCACCTCGCAATGGCAGCACTTTAGACGCAGAAGAGGACGAGGAGGCCAATTTTACACCAAATGTGTTGGGAGGTCCAACGAATGACACGCCATTATTTTACGGGGAGGAACTTGACTCGTTGATACAGTCACAAGAGCGAAATGTGGCTGGAAACGTCACGACTCAAAACATAGATGCCAGTGAGGGGGATGCGCTGCACATTGACGAGcatgaagaaaatgatgaCATCGACAATAATGACGTTGATGACGACGACgaaggtgatgatgatgatgatgataataataataataattttctaATTGATAACTACGAACCCCCGGAGCACACGGATATGGCGAGTGGCGGTTCCGGTTGTGAGGGAGGGGGCGACCGTACGCCGTTCGCCCTTTCCCGTGTGAGGGAGCTACTAAAATTTCATAGCAATTCGACTATTGTTTCCAAGGATGCGGTTACTACGGCATCGGAGGCTGTGGTACTCATTTTACAGGATTTGACACGAATGGCTGCGGCACAGGCGGAGCGGAACAACCGCAAAACTGTGAGATATTCCGACGTGGCGACTGTGGTGCAGCACTATGACcggttttccttccttttagATATCCTACCACCAGTACCTGAGGTTAAGAAGCACTCATCTAAGCCAGTGCAGAGGCAAACTGCTATCGTACCGACAGGTTCAAAGGTTGGCCAAACACCGCGGAGTTCTCAGAAGCAacagcagctgcagcagACGGGCACCCAGCGGGGCAGCCACATGCGACAGGCCAAACTTAGTTTCGGCAATGCGGCCGACTGCATATAAGTCCACGTGGTACCGCTCACTACTGTGCAGCGGCACCGTTGAATGTGGCGTGAGCGACACGATGCCAGTTTTTTGACATTTAGGTTCGTGTACATGCTAATGAGGAGGtgtactttttgtttggtcTCCTTACGTCTACACAAGCTAttacccccccccttctctctctctctccaccGTGTGAGTATCGTTAAATGCCTTGTAGTTGACTTATACCTATGGCATTGTGTTGTGGGAAGAGAGACACTAAActgcttttcccttcccttgtTTTCGCTgtgtctttgttgttgtactgCCTTCGCTTCCTAACAAGTATGCTTCTGTGTTACTTGTTTCATTCTCTTGTACTTGTTTGCACTACAACGACTCTAGTGTGGTAGTTTGTTGGCTATATTTACTGCTGCAAGGGAAGGTAAAACTACAGGTAAGAAACTGGCCGAAGATATGTTGCCTCATTCGGTGCCCACGTCGCCTCATCAGGAACGTGACCGGCCCTTAGAGCAGATGACGGATGAGGAGTTACGACGTGAGTTGGTGATGCTCATTCGTACGAATGCCATTCTCGCTGAAGAGTCTGCAGGCCTCCAAGCAGATATTAGTGCCCTCTGTGAGGAGTCTGTGAGGTTTCAACAGAGTACAGAAATTGAAGAAGACAAGGTGACAAATCAGTTGTTGCGGCGCCTTCAGAGCGAGGAGGTGCAGAAACACCGCTTCCACCACCAGATCCTCTGTGAGGAAAAGGCGCGACGAAAGATCATGGATCAAATCACACAGGTCCGGCAGCAGATGGAGCTAGAGAAACAGCTTGAACAAGAACAGGAAGTGCAGCGGATGGAACTTCAGCGAAAGCTGATCGATGTGGTGAATAAAAAGATTGAGGTGGAGCGACAGCTGCTGGAAGAACGTCGTGTCCAACTTGAGGCACTAACGACAAAACTAGCTTCCATAAAGGAAGGATCATTGGCGGCAAAGTCGAAGGTCGACGGGGCTGTTGGTTCTCGAGGAACTCAGGGGCCAAGCGCATCTTCACAGCAGTGTCAGTCGGGAACAGCAAATATGACGCATGAAtcgcctgctgctgctgctgctgctgctgtcgcAGCATCCTCTCAGCCTCCACCCGTGAAAACAGAGACGGTACCGTCATCGGTAGACTTGCCTGCTTCCGACGTTGCGGGCGATGACACGCATGGCACCATCATTAGGTTAGAGGAGCAGTTGAACCGACTCTTAGAACAACATGCCGCCGCAACACAGGCAAGTGCAACCAACGAGAGTCTGTGCACAGAGTTGGGTAGGAACCTAGAAACTATTCAGCAAGCAGCTTCGGTTGATAGAGCTCGTACGCTGAAGTTAAAGGAAGAGCTGCAGGAAACCAAGCGAAGAGTGGCCGTACTGGAGCAGCGCGCTGCCGTTGGCACGGCGTATGCCGCATCCGATGATAGTTCTGATTTGCCTACGCCATCGGTCTCCTCCTTGTACGATGACAAGAGACGGGAATCGCTCCTCAATTGCCACCAGCGGTACCCAAGCAGTTGTGTACCACCATCATGCTCCGCTTCTGAAGCCGGTGAAGATACACGATCCGTCTAAGCAGCTGACAATACCAATGCATGGGAACAACTCGGCGTCTAGGGAAGTGGAGAATTAGTCACGTGATGTTACAAAGTAGTGGGAATGGGTATATTCGgtttttgagttttttttttggggggggggaaacatCTTAGAAGGAATTTGGGGATCAGGGAGACagagttgtgtgtgtgtaaattCTGTGGTTGGTCCGGCAAGAAGAAAGTAACCGGAGTGATATCGGCGGGCGCTCGTCTGTGGGCACGGGTGGTTactgcacttttttttttttggccgtTGAGTTTTCAGTCGATTCTACCTTACTGCGCTGAAGTCCTTCGACTTAACTCTCACCTCATTTCTTTCGATCgttcttttactttattctctctattttgttttttaccaCAGCGATGCAGAAAAAAGGCACTTTTCAACCTGTCCTATTTCCTCCCGTCCCCATTACTCCTCCGGCTGTGACGGTGCACTTCCCCtattttcttattccctctttgttgtttttggttttttttttccgcgtTTCCCCTTATGTTTCCCTTATATTTGAAACTAccaattattttcttcatggaAACGCAggtacaaaagaaaaatagttgTTCCTTGAGGGCGACGAGTGCTTATGTGGTGGAGCCAGTCCCCTTTCTTTACAAAATGATGCGATCACCCTTGTaaatccttttcctccacatgTTTGCGCTCCGTGCGTTGAGCTCGTTTTGCAAAAATCGGTTcagttttgttttatatcatttttcTCACCTTGCTAtttccgtttgtttttttcctttccacctcCTACTTCCTAATGACCAGCGGGGTACCTCTAGTATCTTTGCTTACCCATTATGATTGAGGGAAGCAGAAACTCAAGCGCCGTAAAGAAGCGGCTGGTCGCCAAACCGTTGGAGGAGTGTGCGCCGCTTAACTTGTTGGGTGCGGAAGATGTGATGGGAGCTCTTCACACTTCTTCAGTGTCATTCTTTACATGGGGAATTCTTCAGACCGTCATCGTGCACTGCTTCGCAGGTGCGCTCTTCGGTTATGGTATAGGTTTTGTAGGGCCGTACTACACACTTTACAAAATGGGAAGCGATTGTATGACAGTGACGACTCAATCCACCTGCCCGATGTTTATCCCAGAAAAGTGTACCTGGAAGGACAATGCATGTAAGTTTGTCGTTGACAACTGTAGCGGACAGTTAAAGGAGGCTTGTGGCGCCAGCAGTTCCTCAAGTGTTTCTCAAACGTGCTACTGGAACCACAAAACGAACGTGTGCCAGCCGATGGCTGGTTTTACAGCATTACAAAACGGTATCTTTGCTGGCGCGTTTATTTTTGGAGGCTGCATCGGGTCTCTCATATCCGCTCCTCTTCTCTCAGTGTCGGGACATCGAATaacctttcttttgtgtggatTCGTTGGTACGGTAGGGGGTGCGCTGACACACTTTGCAACTTATACGGATTCATACATGCTCTTGGTGGCGGGGCGCTTTCTTACTGGAGTTTCGGCCGGTGTACTTTGTGTGAGTTCTCCCGCGTATGTGGAGGAAACGGCACCAATACAACATCGGCAGCTCGTTGGAGTTTTCTTCCAGATTGCATGTACGTTCGGTATTCTCAGTGCTTCGGCCATGGGCTTAGGTCTTGCACAGCGAAGCTTCTCCACACAACACGACatgcaacaacgacaacagaTGTTTTGTTTGCCAGGAACAATCATCGCGCTGCTCATGATGTTTATTAGTGGACCCATGAGGGAGAGCGTTGTGTGGATGGAACAGCGCCACCTTTCCAGGCCAGGGGAGCAGGACGATTTGGTCACCTTTGCTGAGGGCCGCGTTTCGTACGGAACAGTGATATCAAGTGATCCGAAGCCTGGATGGGGAGGTGTTAAGGGACAGCTGCTCACCGCTTTAGTTCTGTGCATTGCACAGCAACTTACTGGCATGAATGCCATTATGAACTACGCCCCCATTATCACGGACAGAATGGGCCTGGAGCCACTTTTTGGAAACTTCGTTGTTATGGCATGGAACTTCATTACGGTACTTACTTCGATTCCAATATCCTCCAGGGCGCATGCGGACCGCGCTTACGTTGTGGCTCTGCTTTTGGCCTCCTTATCGTGCTTGCTGGTGGCCGTGGCGGTGCTACCATTTTTTGGCTTTAGTAGCAATCTAAAAGTAAAACTGTCGGCTACCGGAATACTGCTTTTTATCACCTTCTTTGAGTTGGGAATGGGAAGTTTCTTTTGGACTCTCTCGCAGGGCATCTTCCCCCCAAACTTCCGTCACCGAGGATCAAGTTTTACGGTGcttgttcattttttaattaacATCGTTATTAACGTAGGGTTTCCCCTTGCGGTGGAGTGGCTCTCGGGTGGTCCCTCAGGAAACCAAGATGTTGGAATGGGCAttgctttcctcttttttggtATTGTGGGTCTCCTGTCAACTGCCTACCTGCACAGGCATTTACGCTTATGGCAATCATCTTAGACACCGAGTGGTGTGTACAGgctgctttctcttttcagaGTAATGCAGCTGGCTCGTTCCTTTTTCATCCCTATCCTAtctgagtttttttttcttgatggACTGTTATCCCTTCTTGTGCTGTGATATGTTGCGTGTCTCTCCGCgctttgtatttgtattcaCGAGGTGGCACCCGCCTGCGTAAGTTTAGCCAATGATGGAATGGTGTTCGCGGTCTCAACAGTTGAGCACCTCCCCACACCTCAAatccacctcttttttttttccactctaCCTCTTCCATCGTGTTGTGATGAACCGTTGTGCATTATGTATTTCATTTACGTGTGCTATGGAGAGGAAGTGTAGCTGCTTGTTGTGCGGTGGTTTTACTTCTTtatcttttgctttttcgcTTCACCAAAAATGTTTACCCTGCCGGGGAGGGAGGAGAGGAGCTTACGATTTTTTACTGTACTGAAGATTGCATTTTCTTCTAGATACATTTCTGAGGCCgttccacacaaacacagtaTTACTGTCGAGAATTTGGAtagttattttatttccttgttgtttcgatttttcttttattcatCCATGCCTCAGGCTCTGCGTGTTTATCATTCCATCTGTACGCGCATATCTGTGTTTTGGTTCGTTGGTTGGTGTGCAGCGAGGTGGATCATCCTtgatatacatacatatatatatatatttatatatatatttgtttcacTCTCTCCTGTTAGGTAAAGCATcacgaggaagagggaaagcaaGAGTAAAAGTAACTAATTGGCGCCCCAGAAGGGAAAATGTCTGCGGTTTCTTCTCCTAAGCAGTCTCAGCATTCCGATGTGAAATTTCCTGAGATTGTGCCACGGATGGATGAAGCGATGGATGAGGTAAAAGAGGAGGCGCAAGTGGAGAGAGAGGAAGTAGAAGAAGAATTCCACTTACCTGTCTGTTTTCGCATGCATTATGATGCACTTCCATATCCACGAACAAATGTCTTCCGTGGGCCAAGTACGTATCGATTGCATTCCCAGATTGTTTTGCCGTTCATAAAACCGCTGTCCTCCGCCACTGTTGGTGAGTTGGTGTCCCGCTTCACCGCACGGGCGTTCAAGTGTTACCCTGAGCTATCTGATTTTGTGGTTGAGGCCTTGTATCCGTGCTTTCAAGGGACGACAACTAGTGGTGATAATGTATTCATTGGTCATT encodes the following:
- a CDS encoding centrin, putative — encoded protein: MSSSRPATGNRLAVPIRTNLPVPAPRKRRFELTDEQRQEIREAFELFDSDKNGLIDAHEMKVSMRALGFDAKKEEVLRMMQDCAARDQHNNPLMDLAGFTDLMTERFAQRDPRQEMIKAFQLFDENNTGKISLRSLRRVARELGENMTDEELQAMIDEFDTDQDGEINLDEFLAIMLEDDDY
- a CDS encoding glucose transporter, putative (similar to Probable transport protein (LTP). (Swiss-Prot:P13865) [Leishmania enriettii] and similar to Glucose transporter 2A. (Swiss-Prot:Q06222) [Trypanosoma brucei brucei]), with translation MIEGSRNSSAVKKRLVAKPLEECAPLNLLGAEDVMGALHTSSVSFFTWGILQTVIVHCFAGALFGYGIGFVGPYYTLYKMGSDCMTVTTQSTCPMFIPEKCTWKDNACKFVVDNCSGQLKEACGASSSSSVSQTCYWNHKTNVCQPMAGFTALQNGIFAGAFIFGGCIGSLISAPLLSVSGHRITFLLCGFVGTVGGALTHFATYTDSYMLLVAGRFLTGVSAGVLCVSSPAYVEETAPIQHRQLVGVFFQIACTFGILSASAMGLGLAQRSFSTQHDMQQRQQMFCLPGTIIALLMMFISGPMRESVVWMEQRHLSRPGEQDDLVTFAEGRVSYGTVISSDPKPGWGGVKGQLLTALVLCIAQQLTGMNAIMNYAPIITDRMGLEPLFGNFVVMAWNFITVLTSIPISSRAHADRAYVVALLLASLSCLLVAVAVLPFFGFSSNLKVKLSATGILLFITFFELGMGSFFWTLSQGIFPPNFRHRGSSFTVLVHFLINIVINVGFPLAVEWLSGGPSGNQDVGMGIAFLFFGIVGLLSTAYLHRHLRLWQSS